From Toxorhynchites rutilus septentrionalis strain SRP chromosome 2, ASM2978413v1, whole genome shotgun sequence, a single genomic window includes:
- the LOC129765314 gene encoding uncharacterized protein LOC129765314 isoform X2: MAAVFASRQLDDLEIGETKLRNAMLTILQQNFQALEQLKNGDVGKFYNSVTLLGEYYNRKKFANGKRILILGQSLLLLLTTELEKEIKRCEETAGYTIDSEFAKLILSQVTLNGEEAKTDHKQEIEDLNYSIRKCLINVGGMSSRTKAYFLMTLDLFHMNFNLDTKLLEKLYGKYLFGPDDNTAKDAKESEVKHKCDKRAESVTADKPVASSDASASGSKTGSKKNFDKTDNARKQPVKSAPPKVEKKKAVPPARKTEERIVIPSTSAIKSPQNPPSVKKSPQNITRKNPVSPKKGGLRSKPPVVPKTSPLRATHPENSGLITPERSPLKTQSSNPNSSNTPEKSSVLKQNYKSPAKSSTSPASSTISAPTNISLKIPPTAVATHEDNVENLAWDDLTLQDESPQKINPHTKSFLSFLAQK; encoded by the coding sequence ATGGCAGCCGTGTTTGCCTCGCGCCAGCTGGACGACCTCGAGATCGGGGAGACTAAGCTACGAAACGCCATGCTAACCATCCTGCAGCAAAACTTTCAAGCCCTCGAGCAGCTCAAAAATGGCGATGTGGGGAAGTTCTATAATTCGGTCACACTGCTGGGAGAGTACTACAACAGGAAAAAGTTCGCGAACGGAAAGCGAATACTGATATTGGGTCAAAGTTTACTGCTGCTGCTCACGACGGAGCTGGAGAAGGAGATCAAGCGTTGCGAGGAAACCGCTGGATACACGATCGACTCGGAGTTCGCTAAGCTGATCCTATCGCAGGTTACGCTGAACGGCGAAGAGGCCAAAACGGATCACAAACAGGAGATAGAAGATTTGAACTATTCGATACGTAAGTGTCTGATCAATGTTGGAGGAATGTCATCACGCACGAAAGCTTACTTTCTGATGACGCTGGATTTGTTCCACATGAATTTCAATCTGGATACGAAACTGTTGGAGAAGCTGTACGGCAAGTATCTCTTCGGTCCCGATGATAACACAGCTAAAGATGCAAAAGAGTCTGAGGTGAAGCACAAATGTGATAAGCGAGCGGAGAGTGTGACGGCGGACAAACCTGTCGCAAGTTCAGATGCTAGTGCAAGTGGTTCCAAAACCGGATCCAAGAAAAATTTTGATAAGACTGATAATGCCAGGAAACAACCTGTCAAGTCTGCTCCACCGAAGGTGGAAAAGAAGAAAGCAGTTCCGCCAGCGAGGAAAACGGAGGAGAGAATTGTGATTCCATCAACATCTGCAATAAAATCACCCCAGAATCCCCCCTCTGTCAAGAAATCCCCTCAAAACATTACCCGAAAGAACCCGGTTTCCCCCAAAAAAGGCGGGTTACGTTCGAAACCGCCGGTCGTGCCAAAAACTTCTCCGTTACGGGCAACGCATCCGGAGAATAGTGGGTTGATCACTCCGGAACGTTCTCCGCTCAAAACGCAATCTAGTAATCCAAACAGCAGCAACACACCCGAAAAGTCTTCCGTTCTTAAACAAAACTATAAAAGTCCGGCGAAAAGTTCAACCAGTCCTGCCAGCAGCACAATAAGCGCCCCTACTAACATCAGTCTGAAAATACCACCCACGGCGGTAGCAACACACGAGGACAACGTCGAAAATCTCGCATGGGACGATCTCACTCTACAGGACGAGTCTCCGCAGAAGATAAACCCCCACACAAAATCGTTCCTGTCATTTTTGGCACAGAAGTGA
- the LOC129765314 gene encoding uncharacterized protein LOC129765314 isoform X1, giving the protein MDNSTKFTELERQIRRMDIDADTIQVTYHLRKFAELFLSHIVDDRALSDIFTHLNKCALADSKFAITMAAVFASRQLDDLEIGETKLRNAMLTILQQNFQALEQLKNGDVGKFYNSVTLLGEYYNRKKFANGKRILILGQSLLLLLTTELEKEIKRCEETAGYTIDSEFAKLILSQVTLNGEEAKTDHKQEIEDLNYSIRKCLINVGGMSSRTKAYFLMTLDLFHMNFNLDTKLLEKLYGKYLFGPDDNTAKDAKESEVKHKCDKRAESVTADKPVASSDASASGSKTGSKKNFDKTDNARKQPVKSAPPKVEKKKAVPPARKTEERIVIPSTSAIKSPQNPPSVKKSPQNITRKNPVSPKKGGLRSKPPVVPKTSPLRATHPENSGLITPERSPLKTQSSNPNSSNTPEKSSVLKQNYKSPAKSSTSPASSTISAPTNISLKIPPTAVATHEDNVENLAWDDLTLQDESPQKINPHTKSFLSFLAQK; this is encoded by the exons ATGGATAATTCCACCAAATTCACCGAACTCGAGCGACAGATTCGCCGAATGGATATAGACGCGGACACTATCCAGGTGACCTACCACTTACGGAAATTCGCTGAACTCTTCCTGAGCCATATAGTCGATGATCGAGCGCTGAG CGACATATTCACTCACCTGAACAAATGTGCCCTGGCCGATTCCAAGTTCGCCATCACCATGGCAGCCGTGTTTGCCTCGCGCCAGCTGGACGACCTCGAGATCGGGGAGACTAAGCTACGAAACGCCATGCTAACCATCCTGCAGCAAAACTTTCAAGCCCTCGAGCAGCTCAAAAATGGCGATGTGGGGAAGTTCTATAATTCGGTCACACTGCTGGGAGAGTACTACAACAGGAAAAAGTTCGCGAACGGAAAGCGAATACTGATATTGGGTCAAAGTTTACTGCTGCTGCTCACGACGGAGCTGGAGAAGGAGATCAAGCGTTGCGAGGAAACCGCTGGATACACGATCGACTCGGAGTTCGCTAAGCTGATCCTATCGCAGGTTACGCTGAACGGCGAAGAGGCCAAAACGGATCACAAACAGGAGATAGAAGATTTGAACTATTCGATACGTAAGTGTCTGATCAATGTTGGAGGAATGTCATCACGCACGAAAGCTTACTTTCTGATGACGCTGGATTTGTTCCACATGAATTTCAATCTGGATACGAAACTGTTGGAGAAGCTGTACGGCAAGTATCTCTTCGGTCCCGATGATAACACAGCTAAAGATGCAAAAGAGTCTGAGGTGAAGCACAAATGTGATAAGCGAGCGGAGAGTGTGACGGCGGACAAACCTGTCGCAAGTTCAGATGCTAGTGCAAGTGGTTCCAAAACCGGATCCAAGAAAAATTTTGATAAGACTGATAATGCCAGGAAACAACCTGTCAAGTCTGCTCCACCGAAGGTGGAAAAGAAGAAAGCAGTTCCGCCAGCGAGGAAAACGGAGGAGAGAATTGTGATTCCATCAACATCTGCAATAAAATCACCCCAGAATCCCCCCTCTGTCAAGAAATCCCCTCAAAACATTACCCGAAAGAACCCGGTTTCCCCCAAAAAAGGCGGGTTACGTTCGAAACCGCCGGTCGTGCCAAAAACTTCTCCGTTACGGGCAACGCATCCGGAGAATAGTGGGTTGATCACTCCGGAACGTTCTCCGCTCAAAACGCAATCTAGTAATCCAAACAGCAGCAACACACCCGAAAAGTCTTCCGTTCTTAAACAAAACTATAAAAGTCCGGCGAAAAGTTCAACCAGTCCTGCCAGCAGCACAATAAGCGCCCCTACTAACATCAGTCTGAAAATACCACCCACGGCGGTAGCAACACACGAGGACAACGTCGAAAATCTCGCATGGGACGATCTCACTCTACAGGACGAGTCTCCGCAGAAGATAAACCCCCACACAAAATCGTTCCTGTCATTTTTGGCACAGAAGTGA